A stretch of Candidatus Thermoplasmatota archaeon DNA encodes these proteins:
- a CDS encoding thioredoxin family protein, translated as MRVEILYAHDCGHCVRAAERVVTMAHEWPSIEALKVDITDTPETALAHGYETCPLLVVDGKVAYVGVPTHAFLADLASHATAP; from the coding sequence ATGCGCGTGGAGATCCTGTATGCCCACGATTGCGGGCACTGCGTGCGGGCGGCCGAGCGGGTTGTGACGATGGCGCACGAGTGGCCGTCCATCGAGGCGCTCAAGGTGGACATCACCGACACGCCCGAGACCGCGCTCGCGCACGGCTACGAGACGTGTCCGCTCCTTGTCGTTGACGGGAAGGTCGCCTACGTCGGGGTTCCCACGCACGCGTTCCTCGCGGACCTCGCCTCGCACGCGACGGCCCCTTAA